GGCAGATGATTTAACTCTAGTTCCCAAGTTTCAAATGGTGCAGTTTAAGGAGCAGGGTGAGAGAGCAGACAAGGAAGATGTTGGACCCCAGttgcttttgtctttgctgCCACCAGTTCCTTTAAATGACCTGCCTGCGGTGAAGCTCTGTAGCCCTCGCCCGGCAGCCGTGGTGGGACATCTGTGGCGCATCTGCTCTCCAACACGCAGCCGTCGGGTGGGCAGTGCGTTCTTGACAGTGATGGCTGTCATGACGTGACTCCTGCCTGTTGTCTGTTTTGTTGCACAACACAAAGGCGTGTGTCTGTGCGACTCGCCAGAGATGCTTGAATACCACTCTCAAAGGTATAATGAACCACTGGTTTATGGTTTGTGGTGAACCAAGGGCAGCAGCTACCAAATACCCATCTTGACATTTGCAATGTGAAGGGGGTCTAGGCTATGGGAGAGTCAGGATCTCGGTGTCCAGGGCAGGGGCCCGAGCTGCGGCATATCGAACGCCAGCAGTGCAGAGGTCGGGCACGGTCTGTGCTCCCCTCTGCGAGCGAAGCCTGAGCTGCAGAAGCCATCTTCCAGACCAGCTCGCTCTTCAACTAACACTGGTATGTGTGTAACTGACTCTTTAGAGTGCGGCCTGTCCACTAAAAGCGTGAACGTTATGAACAGAATCGTGGGTGGCAGCGGGGCGGCACTGGGGCAGTGGCCGTGGCAGGTCAGCCTCCACGTGCAGGGCACCCACATCTGCGGGGGCTCCATCATCACCCGCCAGTGGATAGTGACGGCGGCACACTGCGTGGAAGGGTGAGTCTCGCCTGCGTGGGCGCCGGAGCGACCAGCTCGCTCGTTCGTCTCTCGAATGGCGATTTTTCTTGCTTCAGGCTGAAATGCACAAATTTTCCTAAGTCTCCTGACTTCCTGCTTTAAAACTGGATTAAATActgttcctcctctccccccggCCTTGAATGCAGTTGCTAGGTACAGTATTTTGTCTATGTAGCGGTATGGTTTTCAAGTATTAAGGGAGAATTTGTTCTGGAGGAGGCTGGCTGCAGATCATCTGTCAGCTTTCTACAGGGAGCAAATCTTATTTTACTTGTCAAAGGTGGAAATTAAATTGGATGGTGGTATTGGGCTCAGATACCCACTCAACTTAAGAGTTAAACTCCAGGCACCAAACTTAATGCCAGGCAGTACAATGTTTTCATGAAGATGTTGAATTACACTGTGAGGAAAAACGAAGAaaaggtggaaaaggaaaaaaagaaaaaaaaatcccaaaccctcAAATATTGCACTACTGTAGATATGATCAATTTAAAGATGCCTGTACCATTTATTTCCTCCTATCTTCATGCCACAGGGTAGTAAAGCCCAAGTCAGTATTAAATGTAGATTTATACCTATCCAAGGAGCACTTTACGTAGGcatcaacaagaaaaatatctggtGCTTTGTACGTTTTTAACCTGTAAAGGAGAGTTGAGGGTGTTGTGGTACCTTGTTTACAGTGGCAGAATATGTTTAAAAGGTGGCTGCTTCTGTTGGAGGGAAAACCCActaagcaaaaacattttaacgGTTGGTTGGCTGGATCACAGTTTGAGGCtaagccaaagaaaaataactttgtcCTTAACCTTGAGAAAGGAatgcaaatgtttatttttatgtgatgATCTTATccctcctttgttttctgatttgagCTCTGTAGTATGCAAAAGCTTTAGGAATGGCAACCAAGCTGTAGCTGGCACAAAACTGGTTTTCAGTcttgtgggtttggtttttttggggtttttttttggggtttttttttgttttttttttttggaggggggatGACTTGCAAGGACTACTGCCTTGGCAGTTCTCATGGAGGGAGTTTTAACACTTGTGGAAGTGTTCTGTTGAGCATTTGTAAACTGTGCTGGAGCACAAGAGACTACTTAAATTACATCTACTGAGCAtgcttaacatttaaaaaaaaaatgccaaaacccaaaaccaaacaaaaaaccccctggCATTTTCAAGATAGTGAAATTCCTTCACTAGATCATGTTTTCACTAATTCTGGCTTCTGCTGCCCTTGCGTGCTTTGCGCCCTTGCGTACACGCAAGTGATACTACTGATATGTGAGACCTCAGAAATAACTGCTTGATCCCTCAGCCATGGAAATCAATAGACTGCAGTGTTGCAGTCTCAGACTGTAATTTGCTGTGCTGAGTGACTAAGGGGATAGACAGTGATGCTTAACccatttcaaagattttttggATATATTTATGACATTAGAGTGAAGCTGACCCAAAGTTAGACATCTTGCAATTTGTTTACCTTGTTCTTCAGAAATGGTAGTCAAATGCGTGTGCATTCTTGGTTGCTCACGCATTTGACTACCATTTCTGAAGACAATTTTTTGAAGGTCATAATCCGTGACTTGTTACCAGAGAAGCAAACCTTctaacctttcttttttctgtagacGATTTTCTGATCCATACAGCTGGAGGGTTTATGCTGGGGTTCTGAATCAGAATGAGATGTTCTTAAGAAATGGCTACCGAGTGCAACAGATAATTTCCCATCCGGATTATGATACAGATTCTAAAGACAATGATGTTGCCCTTATGAAGTTAGAGACACCACTGAGTTTTACTGGTATGTATTCTGCTCTTCTTAAGGCAAAAATCCAATGACAATGagcacatcttttaaaaattctgaagttcATCAAGAAGTCCTTGTAGATACTTGTGGAAAGAACACCAAATGTGGGTAGAGACACCTTAGAGACAGAGACAAGGTAGAGGTAGAGACAGAGGGCACACCCTCTGATTTTCTAAGtagcatttatttaaatctaTTACATGGTAAGGGAGTTTGGTGTCATCTCAATAATGTACTTTTACCCCAGAATTCTGTATGGTGCTTAAGTATTGCCACTCCTATATGTGCAGACTCAGGATGTAGTGGTGGAGCAGCTGACTAAACCCTAAACCAAGTTAGGTCAAATAacaattggggaaaaaaaaaccccaaacccaaatgTTACAAGAAATTCCTTTCTTAAAAGTAGATGTAGGTTGTTTGTAAGGAAGCAGTAAAAAATGGAGGACAAACCATTATTTAAACTTGAAGCGCTTTTTGTGTACAGGTCCTTTACATTTCAGTGCATCAGTTTAAAGCTACTAGAAGTAACCTGGAGGggctcttctgctgctgagagcagggaGGTTGTCTGGTTTACcaggttttttgtttcacaCTTCTTGTATATATGCATTGAATCCTGCTTGCATTGTGATTATTTTCAGCAGGGTTTCGCAAAGAGAATGCGGATTGGTAGTTGccagaagtttttcttcttctttgtccTTTACTGATCAGAAGAGCTGGTGTTAATTGTTCTAGTTAGCCTGATGAATTGAGCTAGAACCATTAACTGTGCTTGTTCCTCACTTTGAGGTGAAGATTAGGTAGCCATCTGGGAAAGGGCAGCTGGtaagctttctgctgctgcctgcattgCACAGTATTGTTTATCTGCAAGGAAGGTGAAGTACAGAGAAAATGCATGGTGTGTACATATTTAAGTGGTGGTCATGCTAAGATATttcatatgcatttattttgaattatgtCTGGACATCTGGGATTACAGATGttactgtgtttgttttgtagaTACTGTACGGCCAGTTTGTCTGCCTAATCCAGGAATGATGTTCCAGCCTAATCAGCAGTGCTGGATATCTGGGTGGGGAGCAGAGTACCAAGGAGGTAAAGAATGGCTCTGGAATATTTTGGTCTTCTACATAAACCAGTCCTCTTCAGTTTACGAATAACTGTTGCATGGGCTGATTGGGCAGTTTGAGCCAGATCTGTTGATAAGCTATTTTTTCACCCATGTTACAGCCCCTAATATTTACACAGGGCATTCTGTCTCAAAGCAAGTTGTCATGTGTTGCATTCAGCAGACTGCAAAGGAGCCTCAAATCAGTACCAGGGGccagaaatacacacacaggAAACAATTCTGTGCCCCTGCTAGCAGGGCCACCTCTCCTGTAACAAGGGTAGCTGTATGCCAAGCCAGTCCTCTGTGGACATGGGAAAGGGCAGGAGCCTGTCCTTTCCACCACCTCAAGCTAAAATAGCATGATGCAAGTAAATTTGTTagaagtgaaaaggaaagggaggaaaggttTCTTTCAGTATGAGAAGGTactgggcagggagggggtgTTGGGGAAGCTGGACCCTGAATATGGGAATTGCTGGCAGCTTGTGCTGGACCATGAAACTGTGGGGAGGGCCTCTTCGCCTCTTGCAGACTTCACGTGCTTTTAATAGCCCTGTAGATAACACAGTTGATTTGGGGCTGGAGTAGGCAGGTAGGTGCCATGTTCTCTTGCTTTGTAGTACACTGACAGCAAAGCGGGGTAACTCACTGACCTCTTGGAAGGGAGTTTTGATGTCACAGTTGTCTCTTTGTGATGGACCGTACATCGTAAGTGTCCATCCTGATGTTTCTAGTAAGTTTATTTCATCTTGAACAGTGCTAGCTGCTGGGATTTGTGATAGCAACATAATATGATGCTTGTTCTAATTTTGTCGTTGTATGTGTGTTTTTGTGCATGTTTCAATTTTAGGTAAAACATCAAATAACTTGAATTATGTTATGGTGCCCTTAATAGAACGTTCTAGGTGTAATTCTGTCTATGTCTATAATGGCATGATTTTGCCTACAATGATCTGTGCTGGATATCTAGGAGGAGGAATTGATTCCTGTCAGGTAATTATTCCTAATTAACACCTAATAAtgatctgattatttttgtggtCTTACTAGTAGGCTTTTTAAATAATCTATTAATTACAAACAGATTCtacgcaaaaaaaaaaaaaaattaaaaattgagtAACATTTTGGTTGGGCTTCTAGTTCCTTTTGCGGTGCATCCCTTTAAAAGGGAGAGcttttgtttcatcttctgAATGGCTGCCAGTGCCAAGTTCTCGCTAAATACCCAAAGAGGGCGAGGCAGTCCTTTTTAATACTTCAAGGATGTTTTGTTATCTGGTACTTGAAAGTGAACAAATGCTCTTCATAATCACGGAGATACCCTAGCATTATGCTTGTGAACAAGAAAGTCAATAATGCTTATGTTATTTAGTGCCTTGGGCAAGGAATTTTCATCCCTACTGCAAGGAGTCATCATTGAATACTGTAATTGccattgcattttgttttagtgACTGCCTTAAAATGGTGGTTAGCTTTTTTTGAAACTTAACTTGTATTCCTGAAGTGAAACGGATTGTGTCTTTCCTGGTGGCCAGGTCACTAATAATATGCTTGTATTTTATGCAGGGTGACAGTGGAGGTCCGCTAGTAACTCAGAAAAACTCCGTGTGGTGGCTGGTTGGAGATACCAGCTGGGGCACTGGCTGTGCTAGTCCCAATAGACCTGGAGTGTACGGGAATATGACTGTGTTTACAGATTGgatttataaaaatatgcagGTAAAATATTTGagtgtttttaataattttaagtgACCCAAATCTTGaaacttgattttatttataaaaataaataattgtgaCTTGTCTGCTAATGAAGCTATTCTGTTGAGAAGCATCTGAGTAATTGATAAGATAGTCTGTCAGCCTGTCAGCAGAACCtgaaccttttattttttgttttgttttgttttttaaacaggcGAACAGATGACAACGCTGTCTGTCCTTCTTGCTGATCGATGTTTCTGAGAACAAGAATAAATGAAGCCATGGGGGCCTGGGATATTTATTCACTTTGcaaatgatttgtttttctctttgaattttctttttaaaaataacatgaaggATTGCACACTCGGTTCTGTGCTGGCTACAGTGACTGATCTTAATCAGTGAAGGATTATCACAATGAGCACCTTTCTTGTTGTGGTGCCTGGCAGAAAGTTCTGTCAACTGCTTGCTGAAATGTCTCTCTTTAGTTGAGTAACTTTCACTTGATAATCAGGTACAGGCTTATAATGGCAATTTTAATCACAATTTAATTTAAGATTTTCATAGCAGGATGCTGAGGCGGTTTAGtagtgttttaaattaagtgtTAAGTAATGTGAACGTTGAATCTCTGAGCTGCTGGTtggcaatttaaaaagaaatgaatgttttttgGTGTATATGAAGGGAAGTTTTCATGCACTACGGtagaggcacagaaaaaaaaatactgtatattcAGGTAGTTAAAAATCCTCAGGATCTTGACACAGCAGTCATCCAAGTCAGATTGTTCGAAGTGAGACCAGTCTGACTGTCTCAGTAATTAAAAGTGCTGTTCTGCCTTAAGCTGCTCTGAACCCAAAAATGGCAAGACCTGCTGTCACTCTTGATGTAGGCTACGGAGAGGGATGCTCCGGAGCTGTAGCGGGAAGCGGTGAGTTAAGTGTCCCGATGGCGAGGTCCCTGGCTGCGCACATCGAGGCTGACTCTTGAACTCTCCCTGCGGTGAAAGGCAAAGGGCAAAGGTTTTCAGTAAGCCTGTGTTGCAAGCGATAGACCTCTGACTGCAGACACATGTACAGAGGCTGGATGTTTTatacaaagaaacacaaatctGCGTTTCTGCATAACCAGATGAACTACCTCATTTATTAAATTTGGCTTTTAATTCCTTAGAGCTCTCCTTTATGTGTCTGCATGTATGTTTTTagcaaaatataattaatgtcAGAGTGCCACCTCAGCtaggattttgaaaataatttataatcaTAGTACAGAGGATCAAAAAGCCATACCAAGTCATTTTTGTTAAGAAGGATAaattttttgaatgaaattaCTCTACtagtcttgttttctcttttggtaCTGAAATGCAATTATCTTGCATGTAAACACTGcaccaaataaatattttttttttttttttttttacaaatacttttCCTTAGTAGTCGTTTATATCTGTTTGCTTGGAGTTTTTTGGAAGCAGTTGCTGGATTCAGTGTCTGAAGTGCTTTGagaatctgatttaaaaaaaaaaacaaagtaaaaaaaaacaacacaagagGGTGATCCAAGAGATTGTTTTAATTCCAATATTCCAGGTCCTTGAACAAACCAGGGAAAGAGAGCTGGATGTCCAGGAATGTTGGATGTCTTTAGTGGCTGGGTCTGATGAAATCACTCTGACTTGTGAAATTGAATTAAATAAGGAAGTTTAGCCTAAAGGCAGTGGGTCGGGGGAGTCACACCCTATTTTGGTACTATGTCTCATGCTACCTGAAGCAATGTGTACCTGCCTCTCTTCTCTAGGTGTGAGACAGGGTGTTTTCAATAGCACATAAGCATCAAGTGTGCCTTGGGGGATACCCTGAAGTAGTCAATAAGTTTAAAGTActttcaaaatagaaattaaataaattgttaTGGTATCAGGCTTTTTTATGGCTTCTGACCTGCAGCACTGCAAGTCAATAGCAGCAAAACAGTATACTGAAATGTGGAAAACTGGCTGTAGTACTAAACAGGGTTAAGAAAGTTGTATGTTGTACTGGGGTGAAGGCTGTGCCACAGAAGTCAgccatctgctgctgcagtttcatATCAGAGGGTTAAACACCTTCTATCATTTCTAGCCTGAAGAGAAGGCTTCTTTTGTAAGCATCTTGGAAATTACTACATGGCACACTGGtacaagcacatttttttttttttagctgaatgCAGACATTACTCTTGCTACACAAAGCACAGTTTTgcccattaaaataaatcctccATATGAAAGATGTTATAAATACAGTGTGCAGTGTTATATTTTGCGCTGGCTTCCATGAAATGAAAGAGCTTTTGGAAAGGTTCTCCTtgccctggggaggggaaggagaaaggcagcaagCCACGTGCTGAGACACCCTTCTAATGTTTAACATCCTGGGTGGTTTAATCCCTTTCGGACATTCAAATCCTGCCATCTATTGAATTGCCCGTCAGTCCCAAAATTTCAAGCGATGCTCCAGGCAACCAAAAGAAAGAGCCTCTT
Above is a genomic segment from Gymnogyps californianus isolate 813 chromosome 1, ASM1813914v2, whole genome shotgun sequence containing:
- the TMPRSS2 gene encoding transmembrane protease serine 2 produces the protein MTSTVGPPPYYENHGFQSENVCSARQPVGANPYPQYFSTNAPSVPSYVPRVATHQSTRPVARSSGRTCASSVKKTIVIILSILLVICCAIAAFFIWYFVENRCLNSLIECGSSGVCMPPSQWCDGVSHCPDGEDETRCVRLFGPNFILEVYSPVSKSWYPVCQDDWNDDYGKIACKDMGYSVDTYYYSQGVATEVSFKSYMKINTSAGNIDLYKKLYSSDSCASGNVVSLRCIECGLSTKSVNVMNRIVGGSGAALGQWPWQVSLHVQGTHICGGSIITRQWIVTAAHCVEGRFSDPYSWRVYAGVLNQNEMFLRNGYRVQQIISHPDYDTDSKDNDVALMKLETPLSFTDTVRPVCLPNPGMMFQPNQQCWISGWGAEYQGGKTSNNLNYVMVPLIERSRCNSVYVYNGMILPTMICAGYLGGGIDSCQGDSGGPLVTQKNSVWWLVGDTSWGTGCASPNRPGVYGNMTVFTDWIYKNMQANR